In the Aliarcobacter cryaerophilus genome, one interval contains:
- the purL gene encoding phosphoribosylformylglycinamidine synthase subunit PurL yields the protein MQKKEMNIEEIALAHSLTKDEFENIKKILGREPNYVEIGIFSAMWSEHCSYKSSKKYLSGFPTKAPWVIQGPGENAGVIDIGDGYAAVFKMESHNHPSFIEPYQGAATGVGGILRDVFTMGARPVASMNSIRFASIEGNSETAKKHRYLLKGVVAGIGGYGNCMGVPTIGGETSFEECYAGNNLVNAFTLGLAKTDEIFYGRAEGIGNPVIYVGSKTGRDGLGGAVMSSASFTEDSESKRPTVQVGDPFTEKLLLEACLELFKADLIVGIQDMGAAGLTSSSFEMAGRSGSGMIMHLDKVPAREEGMTPYDFMLSESQERMLICAKKGCEQQIIDIFQKWELDVAVIGEVTNTGNMELFWHGEKVADIPVQPVSEEAPVLDRPVSEPEYLKTISNVNMDKQISNQIAFDELFSDMEVVDKSWIYSQFDSMVQTNTIKGPGSLDGSTIRIKETGKALSMSADCNTRFCYINPQLGAAAAVMESGRNVAMTGAVPKAITDCLNFGNPQNPEVMWQFKESCEGIKNACRALNTPVIGGNVSLYNETNGVSVFPTPSIAMVGVNEDAQNVLPSKLQESGNVLYLLGDTYSEFGGSLYLKKLYGKVAGVHPKVDFEKELALWNTVIEANRAKLLKSAKDVNLGGVAISLAKMAVVGNIGVEANISLNDSKDIFSESLSRAIVEVNPKNCEEFEKLASKNRVSYVAIGRTGGDKFIINDIFKELDNLSKVYFNRFKEVIEQDQ from the coding sequence ATGCAAAAAAAAGAGATGAATATTGAAGAGATAGCTTTAGCGCACTCTTTAACAAAAGATGAGTTTGAGAATATAAAAAAAATCTTAGGAAGAGAACCAAACTATGTTGAGATTGGTATCTTCTCTGCAATGTGGAGCGAGCACTGCTCTTATAAATCAAGTAAAAAATATTTAAGTGGATTTCCAACAAAAGCACCATGGGTTATTCAAGGACCTGGTGAAAATGCTGGAGTAATAGATATTGGTGATGGATACGCTGCTGTATTTAAAATGGAATCACACAATCATCCAAGCTTTATTGAGCCTTATCAAGGAGCTGCAACTGGAGTTGGTGGTATCTTAAGAGATGTATTTACAATGGGTGCAAGACCAGTTGCAAGTATGAACTCAATTAGATTTGCTTCAATTGAAGGTAATAGCGAAACTGCAAAAAAACATAGATACCTTTTAAAAGGTGTTGTTGCTGGAATTGGTGGATATGGAAACTGTATGGGAGTTCCTACTATTGGTGGAGAGACAAGTTTTGAAGAGTGTTATGCTGGAAATAATCTAGTAAATGCATTTACTTTAGGTCTTGCAAAAACTGATGAGATTTTTTATGGAAGAGCTGAGGGAATTGGAAATCCAGTTATCTATGTTGGAAGTAAAACAGGACGAGATGGTCTTGGTGGTGCTGTTATGTCAAGTGCCTCTTTTACTGAAGATAGTGAAAGCAAAAGACCAACTGTTCAAGTTGGAGATCCATTTACTGAAAAGCTACTTTTAGAGGCTTGTTTAGAACTATTTAAAGCTGATTTAATTGTTGGTATTCAAGATATGGGAGCTGCTGGGCTTACATCATCTTCATTTGAGATGGCTGGAAGAAGTGGAAGTGGAATGATTATGCACTTAGATAAAGTTCCTGCACGAGAAGAGGGTATGACTCCTTATGATTTTATGCTTTCAGAGTCTCAAGAAAGAATGCTTATTTGTGCTAAAAAAGGTTGTGAGCAACAAATAATTGATATTTTCCAAAAATGGGAGCTAGATGTTGCTGTTATTGGAGAAGTTACAAATACTGGTAACATGGAATTATTTTGGCATGGTGAAAAAGTAGCTGATATTCCAGTTCAACCAGTATCAGAAGAGGCACCAGTTTTAGATAGACCTGTAAGTGAGCCTGAATATTTAAAAACTATTTCAAATGTAAATATGGATAAACAAATTTCAAATCAAATTGCTTTTGATGAGTTATTTAGTGATATGGAAGTTGTAGATAAATCTTGGATTTACTCTCAATTTGACTCAATGGTTCAAACAAATACTATAAAAGGTCCAGGAAGTTTGGATGGTTCTACAATTAGAATCAAAGAGACTGGTAAAGCTTTATCTATGAGTGCTGATTGTAACACAAGATTTTGTTATATAAATCCACAATTAGGAGCAGCAGCTGCTGTTATGGAGAGTGGTAGAAATGTTGCTATGACTGGGGCTGTTCCAAAAGCTATTACAGATTGTCTAAATTTTGGAAATCCTCAAAATCCAGAAGTTATGTGGCAATTTAAAGAGAGTTGTGAAGGTATTAAAAATGCTTGTAGAGCATTAAATACTCCTGTAATTGGTGGAAATGTATCTTTATACAATGAAACAAATGGAGTTAGTGTTTTTCCAACGCCATCAATTGCTATGGTTGGAGTAAATGAAGATGCACAAAATGTACTTCCTTCAAAACTTCAAGAAAGTGGAAATGTATTATATCTTTTAGGTGATACTTATAGTGAGTTTGGTGGAAGTTTATATCTAAAAAAACTTTATGGAAAAGTTGCTGGAGTTCATCCAAAAGTTGATTTTGAAAAAGAGTTAGCTTTATGGAATACAGTAATTGAAGCAAACAGAGCAAAACTTTTAAAAAGTGCCAAAGATGTAAATCTTGGTGGAGTTGCTATATCTTTAGCAAAAATGGCAGTTGTAGGAAATATTGGAGTTGAAGCTAATATATCCTTAAATGATTCTAAAGATATTTTTAGTGAATCATTAAGTAGAGCAATAGTTGAAGTAAATCCAAAAAATTGTGAAGAGTTTGAGAAATTAGCTTCTAAAAACAGAGTTTCTTATGTAGCTATTGGAAGAACAGGTGGAGATAAATTTATTATAAATGATATTTTTAAAGAGTTAGATAATCTGAGCAAAGTTTACTTTAACAGATTTAAAGAAGTAATAGAACAAGATCAATAA
- a CDS encoding L,D-transpeptidase family protein, with translation MLKLVILVFLSVNLFSKDFLELYRTQGINAVEKELEKSLRDVNSWKKYLENKNVDYGFYETKEYVIVAQKNNKEMSVFAKNGDDFKKISKDNMIIGEKAGDKYLEGDKKTPEGSYDLVQKRTGLDQFYGPLALVTSYPNNFDQSLNKKGHGIWIHGMPLNGDRENYTQGCLALNNEKLKELEKNIDYKKTVLITSGDEFKKAKKEDIALILSSIYKWKDAWKTSNINEYLSFYSKEFKRADRSDFNTFANQKKQIFAKNENKIINLYNMDISPYPNSLGKKIYRAVMDEEYYSPSVKFVGKKELFLEVANNKVQILTED, from the coding sequence TTGTTAAAGTTGGTTATTTTAGTATTTTTATCAGTAAATCTTTTTTCTAAAGATTTTTTAGAGTTGTATAGAACTCAAGGTATAAATGCAGTAGAAAAAGAGCTTGAAAAGAGTTTAAGAGATGTAAATTCATGGAAAAAATATCTTGAAAATAAAAATGTTGATTATGGTTTTTATGAGACAAAAGAGTATGTTATTGTTGCACAAAAAAACAATAAAGAGATGAGTGTATTTGCAAAAAATGGAGATGATTTTAAAAAAATCTCAAAAGATAATATGATTATTGGTGAAAAAGCTGGTGATAAATATTTAGAGGGTGATAAAAAAACTCCAGAAGGTTCTTATGATTTAGTTCAAAAAAGAACAGGACTTGACCAATTTTATGGACCTTTAGCACTTGTTACTTCATATCCAAATAATTTTGACCAAAGTTTAAATAAAAAAGGTCATGGAATTTGGATACATGGAATGCCTTTAAATGGAGATAGAGAAAATTATACACAAGGTTGTTTAGCTTTAAATAATGAAAAACTAAAAGAGTTAGAAAAAAATATTGATTATAAAAAAACAGTATTGATAACTAGTGGTGATGAGTTTAAAAAAGCAAAAAAAGAAGATATAGCACTTATTTTAAGTTCAATTTATAAGTGGAAAGATGCATGGAAAACATCTAATATCAATGAGTATTTATCTTTTTATTCAAAAGAGTTTAAAAGAGCAGATAGAAGTGATTTTAATACTTTTGCAAATCAAAAAAAGCAAATCTTTGCTAAAAATGAGAATAAAATAATTAATCTTTACAATATGGATATAAGTCCTTATCCAAACTCTTTGGGTAAAAAAATATATAGAGCGGTAATGGATGAAGAGTATTACAGCCCATCTGTTAAGTTTGTTGGCAAAAAAGAGCTTTTTCTTGAAGTTGCAAACAATAAAGTACAAATTTTAACTGAAGATTAA